The segment CACGTCGGGGATGTCGGGCTCGTCGAGGTGGCGGGCCAACGTGTCCTCGTTGACCTTGTCGGGAGCGAGGCGACCGGCCGCGACCTCGCGAGCCACGGCGGCGGCGGCGTCGGCGATCTCGGCCCGCCCCCCGTAGTTCACACAGAACTGCAGTGTGAGCGCGCTGTTGCCCTGGGTCAGTCGCTCGCTCTCCTCCAGTTCCTTGATGACGCTCTTCCACAGGCGGGGCCGACGTCCCGCCCAGCGCACCCGGATTCCCCGCTCGTGCATCTCCTGGCGGCGGCGCCGCACCACGTCGCGGTTGAAGCCCATGAGGAACTTGACCTCGTCGGGGGAACGACGCCAGTTCTCGGTCGAGAACGCGTAAGCCGACACGTAGGGGATACCCAGTTCCAGAGCGCCCTCGATCACGTCGAACAGTGCGCCCTCTCCGGCCTTGTGTCCCTCCGTGCGGGGAAGTCCACGCTCCTTCGCCCAACGGCCGTTCCCGTCCATGATGATGGCGACGTGCCGTGGAACGAGCTCTCGTGGCAGTGCTGGGGGACGCGCTCCACTGGGGTGGGGATCCGGCGGCCGGACCGGGGTGTGGGGTGGGGCGGACTGGCCGGCGGCCGGGTCACTTGCACTCAACTGGGCTCCACGAGGCGAAGGGATCGGATTCCGTTCTCAACGTGCCACTGTAGATAGGCCGCGACCAGACCGCTGCATTCCCGGCGGTGACGCTGCTCGCTTGTGTCGGCCGTGGACCAGTCTCCGCTGATCAGGGCCGCCATCAGTGCGAGTGTCTCCCGCGCGGGGGTCGCGGCTCCGGGAGGCCGGCAGTCACGGCACACCGTGCCACCCGACTGCACCGAGAACACACCGTGCGGACCGGGGACGCCACACTGCGCGCACTCGTCCACCGCCAGGGCGAACCCCGCGGTCACCAGGGACCGCAACAGGTAGGCGTCCAGGACCAAGCGCGGGTCGTGTTCCCCCTCGCCCAGGGCACGCAGACCACCGATCAGCAGGAGGAACTGGCGTGGGGCCGGTTCCCTCTCCACGTGTACGACCTGCTGCGCGCCTTCCAACATGGCGATACCCGCGGTGTATCGCGGGTAGTGGTTCACCAGCGCGGCCCCGTAGGCACGCCTGGTCTCCGCCTGGGTGATGACGTCCAGTGTGCGGCCGGTGTGGAACTGGAGGTCGACGTGCGTGAACGGCTCCAGTCGAGCCCCGAAGCGGGACCGCGTGCGTCGCACCCCTTTGCCCACGGCACGCACGAGCCCGGCTCCACGAGTGAGCACGGTGATGATGCGGTCGGCCTCGCCCAACTTCTGGGTACGCAGGACGACGCCCTCATCCCGATAAAGCCCCATTGACCCCGTCTCCGCTCCGGCACACGTCGTTCCACTCATTCTCACCCATAGGCGCGGCCCAGACGCCGACGCGCCGCCCCCTTCCACTACGATGTCCCGACATCACCGGCGACACGGGCCATACCGACACAGCAGTCACATCCCCGACATCCGGCATCGGAATCGACCGACCCGTCGGTGCGTGATCGAGACCGACAGAACTCTCCTCCACTCCCCCAGCACTGAAGGCGGTCCGCCCCAATGTCCGAGAGAAGCCGTTCGCGTCACCGCCACGCCGGCGGATTTCCTTCCGCGCGTCGTCGCGGCCCCGGGTCCACCGCCGCGCGGGTGTGCCTGGTGTCCCTGCTGCCGCTGGGCGCCGTGGCTCTCGCCGCGCTCGGACTGACCGTCCCGGAGGTCGACCCGGACGCCGCCTCGCAGGGAACACCGGGAGGTCCGCACGAAGCCAGCCAGTCCCGAGAGGAGTTCTTCGCCCAGTCCAGCTACGACGACACGCCCGAGGCCGCGATGGAACGCGCGGACCCCGTACGAGAGCCGGCGCCGGTACCAACCGTCCAGACCGAGATCGCCGTCGAGGAGGAGGAGATCCCCGACGAGGTCGACGAGGAGGACGACGACGAGGAGGAGACCGGGTCGGCCGGCGGAGCCACGGTCGACGAGGTCGTGCGACTCACCAACTCCGAGCGCGCCGCCGCCGGCTGTGACGCGCTGCGGGTGGACGACAGGCTGACCCAGGCCGCCCAGGACCACAGCGAAGACATGGCACGTCGTGAGTACATGGATCACGAGACACCCGAGGGTCTGGACCCGTCCGACCGGGCCGAGGCGGCGGGCTACGACGCGCTCTCCGGAGAGAACGTCGCGGCTGGGCAGCGAAGCGCCCAGGAGGTCGTGGACGCCTGGATGAACAGTGAGGGCCACCGTAGGAACATCGTCGACTGTGACAACGTCGCCATCGGTGTCGGTGAGCGGGACTTCTACTGGACGCAGAAGTTCGGAGCGGAGTGACCGGCGTTCCGGTGGTGGGTTCGAACCTCGTCCCGAACATCCGGCCGGTATGGGAGAGGGCGATCCAATCCGGTGGGCGTCGGGTCCAAGGGCCTGACACCGCTGAGCGGGGCCGCGCCGTCGGGCCGACCCCACCAGCGGTCACGGACACCCCAAGCGCCCGTGACCGCTCACGACAGACCGGACCTCGGCTCAGTCCTCCGCGGCCCGACGGCGGGCGTGGTTGACGGCGCTGCAGACCGCCCTGAGGGACGCGGTCGTGGTGTTGGCGTTGATGCCGGCTCCCCAGTAGGTGCGACCGTCCACGCTCGCCTCCACGTAGGCCGCCGCTCGCGCGTCGCCCCCCTCACTGAGCGCGTGCTCGACGTAGTCCATCACGCGCACCGACACCCCGACGGTGCCCAGCGCGTCCACGAACGCGGAGATGGGGCCGTTTCCGGTGCCCGTGACCTCCCGAATCTCCCCCTCCGTCCGGACGTCCGCCGCGATGGTGACCTGGCCCTCGGCGTCCGTGGAGGAGCGGTGGGCCAGCACGCTCATGCCGCCCGCCTCCTGGAGATAGCTCTCGGTGAAGATCTCCCAGATGCGGTCGCCCGTGAACTCCCCGCCCTCGCTGTCGGTCTGGCGCTGGACCGCGCGGGAGAACTCGATCTGCATCCGTCGCGGCAGCTCCAGTGAGTGGTCGCGCTGGAGGATGTAGGAGACGCCGCCCTTCCCGGACTGGCTGTTCACCCGAATCACGGCCTCGTAGTTACGGCCCA is part of the Spiractinospora alimapuensis genome and harbors:
- a CDS encoding isoprenyl transferase is translated as MSASDPAAGQSAPPHTPVRPPDPHPSGARPPALPRELVPRHVAIIMDGNGRWAKERGLPRTEGHKAGEGALFDVIEGALELGIPYVSAYAFSTENWRRSPDEVKFLMGFNRDVVRRRRQEMHERGIRVRWAGRRPRLWKSVIKELEESERLTQGNSALTLQFCVNYGGRAEIADAAAAVAREVAAGRLAPDKVNEDTLARHLDEPDIPDVDLFVRSSGEQRISNFLLWQLAYSELVFLDTLWPDFDRRHLWHACEIYASRDRRYGGAEPNPLPKT
- the recO gene encoding DNA repair protein RecO; translation: MGLYRDEGVVLRTQKLGEADRIITVLTRGAGLVRAVGKGVRRTRSRFGARLEPFTHVDLQFHTGRTLDVITQAETRRAYGAALVNHYPRYTAGIAMLEGAQQVVHVEREPAPRQFLLLIGGLRALGEGEHDPRLVLDAYLLRSLVTAGFALAVDECAQCGVPGPHGVFSVQSGGTVCRDCRPPGAATPARETLALMAALISGDWSTADTSEQRHRRECSGLVAAYLQWHVENGIRSLRLVEPS
- a CDS encoding CAP domain-containing protein gives rise to the protein MSLLPLGAVALAALGLTVPEVDPDAASQGTPGGPHEASQSREEFFAQSSYDDTPEAAMERADPVREPAPVPTVQTEIAVEEEEIPDEVDEEDDDEEETGSAGGATVDEVVRLTNSERAAAGCDALRVDDRLTQAAQDHSEDMARREYMDHETPEGLDPSDRAEAAGYDALSGENVAAGQRSAQEVVDAWMNSEGHRRNIVDCDNVAIGVGERDFYWTQKFGAE